GCACTAGGTCTGCACGAATTGAAAAAATCTATGCCCCATACTCGTTGGATGATGATTTCAGGCGGTGACCAAGATGAGTTGCGTCGGTTGTTGGCACAACGTAATTTGGCTCAGCTGTTTGATGCTGGTATTTTTGGTAGCCCAGATAACAAAGATCAAGTCATGGCGCGTGAGATAGCCAGCGGCAATCTAGCTAAACCAGCTATCTTTTTTGGGGATAGTAAATATGACCACCAGTCCTCAGGCCGTGCAGGGCTAGACTTCATTTTTTTTAGTGGCTGGACAGATGTTGAAGGCTGGCAGCAGTATTGCCGCGAGAATGCGATTATTATATTGCCCAGGCTAGCCAGTCTGTTAGGCACTGAATCCTCAACCAACTCTTTTGATAATGCTTAATCTATGAAAATTCTCGTCACTGGTGCTGCTGGTTTTATTGGCTTCCATACTGTGTTGCGTCTGCTTGATCGTGGCGATCAGGTCATCGGGGTCGATAACTTGAATGATTATTACGATGTCGCACTGAAAGACGCGCGCTTAGCCGAGATAAGCAA
This genomic window from Methyloradius palustris contains:
- a CDS encoding HAD family hydrolase, yielding MTDLSRYKTLVFDCDGVVLNSNQLKIQAYYATAQNYGASHEQSQALVDYHVEYGGISRFVKFDHFLREIMHKPVSDADIQFLLADFGREVERRLLGCEVALGLHELKKSMPHTRWMMISGGDQDELRRLLAQRNLAQLFDAGIFGSPDNKDQVMAREIASGNLAKPAIFFGDSKYDHQSSGRAGLDFIFFSGWTDVEGWQQYCRENAIIILPRLASLLGTESSTNSFDNA